From a single Streptomyces liliifuscus genomic region:
- a CDS encoding sensor histidine kinase codes for MSQASEPPEPVGPPEPVEPSEPSTPRGPLPRLLEAVLGVGADPELPATLQHIVDTAAELTDARHATLEATDPGHVGDHGDDDGCPTEFHTAEPPAAGQDTDSRLDVPVHVRNDAYGRLRLTGKRDGGDFTGEDEQLVRVLATQAGIAIGNARLYETVRQRERWIEGAAAVTTALLTGETAADALMTVAERARMLADASAGVILQPTDEGGMEIVTASTPDDPGGLVGTTIAPGSAVLDQLLGGEPVFVDDSATDPRMTTEVRHRFGPSMLLPLQAGGRLIGTLALPRRRGDRPYTSVEQLLATQFASQAALALVLADAQQRRERLAVFEDRDRIARDLHDLVVQRLFATGMMLESTQRRTADEEQDAEVHAMLGRAVEELRSTVQEVRTAIFALQQPPADAPTTFRGKVLRETAGAAAALGFQPSVQFTGPVDARVPNPVATRLLTALRDALAAASRRTGTTRVTVSIDATTTLPDGRPGVRLTVYDDGDADAETERDRELERKPEREPEPERADEPGTGTTVTWQSPLRPHP; via the coding sequence ATGAGCCAAGCCTCCGAACCCCCCGAGCCCGTCGGTCCCCCTGAGCCCGTCGAACCCAGCGAGCCGTCCACTCCCCGTGGCCCGCTCCCCCGCCTGCTCGAAGCCGTCCTGGGCGTCGGCGCCGACCCGGAGCTGCCTGCCACGCTCCAGCACATCGTGGACACCGCGGCCGAGCTGACCGACGCCCGGCACGCGACCCTGGAGGCCACCGACCCCGGACACGTTGGCGATCACGGTGACGACGACGGTTGCCCGACGGAGTTCCACACGGCCGAACCACCGGCTGCCGGGCAGGACACGGACAGCCGCCTCGACGTGCCGGTGCACGTACGGAATGACGCGTACGGACGCCTCCGTCTCACCGGGAAACGCGACGGCGGCGATTTCACGGGCGAGGACGAGCAGTTGGTGCGCGTGCTGGCCACCCAGGCGGGCATCGCGATCGGCAACGCCCGCCTGTACGAGACGGTCCGTCAGCGGGAACGCTGGATCGAGGGCGCGGCGGCCGTGACCACGGCACTGCTCACCGGTGAGACGGCGGCCGACGCGCTGATGACGGTCGCCGAGCGCGCCCGGATGCTCGCCGATGCCTCGGCCGGGGTGATCCTCCAGCCCACCGACGAGGGCGGCATGGAGATCGTGACGGCGTCGACGCCCGACGACCCGGGCGGTCTCGTCGGTACGACCATCGCGCCGGGCAGTGCGGTCCTCGATCAACTCCTGGGCGGGGAGCCGGTGTTCGTCGACGACTCGGCGACCGACCCGCGTATGACGACGGAGGTACGGCACCGGTTCGGGCCGAGCATGCTGCTGCCGCTCCAGGCCGGCGGCCGGCTCATCGGCACCCTCGCCCTCCCGCGTCGGCGCGGCGACCGTCCGTACACGTCCGTGGAGCAGTTGCTGGCCACGCAGTTCGCCTCGCAGGCCGCCCTCGCGCTCGTCCTCGCGGACGCCCAGCAGCGCAGGGAGCGGCTCGCGGTCTTCGAGGACCGTGACCGGATCGCCCGTGACCTGCACGATCTGGTCGTACAGCGGCTCTTCGCGACCGGCATGATGCTGGAGTCCACCCAGCGCCGCACCGCCGACGAGGAGCAGGACGCCGAGGTCCACGCGATGCTGGGCCGGGCCGTCGAGGAACTCCGGTCGACCGTCCAGGAGGTCCGTACGGCGATCTTCGCGCTGCAGCAGCCGCCCGCCGACGCCCCCACCACGTTCCGGGGCAAGGTCCTCCGCGAGACGGCAGGCGCGGCGGCGGCCCTCGGATTCCAGCCCTCCGTACAGTTCACGGGGCCCGTCGACGCCCGCGTCCCGAACCCGGTGGCCACCCGCCTACTCACCGCCCTCCGCGACGCCCTCGCGGCCGCGTCCCGCCGCACCGGCACCACCCGCGTCACCGTCTCGATCGACGCGACGACGACCCTCCCGGACGGCCGCCCCGGCGTACGACTGACGGTGTACGACGACGGCGACGCGGATGCGGAGACGGAGAGGGACCGGGAGTTGGAGAGGAAGCCGGAGAGGGAGCCGGAGCCGGAGAGGGCCGACGAACCCGGAAC
- a CDS encoding rod shape-determining protein, whose product MTASLEQLRRCHFAVDMGAARTRVFVKGAGLVVDQPSVAAVNTKTGALIAVGEFAEKMTGRTPDYIRVVRPVSGGTVVDIEMAQRMLRQLLGDKVRRALRRKPRLRAAICTPHDADPLAERAAVETLVGLGARRVELVDTLIAAGVGCGLPVERPEATMIMVCGAAATQVAVLSLGSIVTAARIPVGGEAIDHAIVQHLRHQHELMLPSQSVRPLQLALSGNGLTPHGPASTEIHGRDVATGLARSVQVDTAAVRDAIQTPLTAVLDGIGKVLRVCPPDLVADLADRGIMMVGGSALLPGLDQMLRHATGMPVHIAERPDVCAVLGLGAMLEGRIEPLALDPLAT is encoded by the coding sequence ATGACCGCCAGCCTGGAGCAGTTGCGCCGCTGCCATTTCGCCGTCGACATGGGGGCGGCGAGGACGCGTGTGTTCGTGAAGGGCGCCGGGCTCGTCGTGGACCAGCCGAGCGTCGCCGCCGTGAACACGAAGACCGGCGCCCTGATCGCCGTCGGCGAGTTCGCGGAGAAGATGACGGGCCGCACGCCCGACTACATCCGCGTCGTACGGCCCGTCTCCGGCGGCACGGTCGTCGACATCGAGATGGCCCAGCGCATGCTCCGCCAGCTGCTCGGCGACAAGGTGCGCCGCGCCCTGCGCCGCAAGCCCCGGCTGCGGGCGGCCATCTGCACCCCGCACGACGCCGACCCGCTCGCGGAGCGCGCCGCCGTCGAGACGCTCGTCGGACTCGGTGCGCGGCGCGTCGAGCTCGTCGACACGCTCATCGCCGCCGGAGTGGGCTGCGGGCTGCCCGTCGAGCGGCCCGAGGCGACCATGATCATGGTGTGCGGGGCCGCCGCCACCCAGGTCGCGGTGCTGTCCCTCGGATCGATCGTGACCGCCGCGCGCATCCCGGTCGGCGGCGAGGCCATCGACCACGCGATCGTCCAACACCTGCGCCACCAGCACGAGTTGATGCTTCCGTCGCAGTCCGTACGACCGCTGCAGCTCGCCCTCTCCGGGAACGGGCTGACCCCGCACGGCCCCGCCTCCACCGAGATCCACGGCAGGGACGTGGCCACCGGCCTCGCCCGTTCCGTGCAGGTCGACACGGCCGCCGTGCGCGACGCGATCCAGACCCCGCTGACCGCCGTCCTCGACGGCATCGGCAAGGTGCTCCGCGTCTGCCCGCCGGACCTGGTGGCCGACCTCGCCGACCGCGGGATCATGATGGTCGGCGGCAGCGCCCTGCTGCCGGGCCTCGACCAGATGCTGCGGCACGCGACGGGCATGCCGGTGCACATCGCCGAACGCCCCGACGTGTGCGCGGTCCTCGGCCTGGGCGCGATGCTGGAGGGCAGGATCGAGCCCCTGGCCCTCGACCCGCTGGCCACCTGA
- a CDS encoding SAV_2336 N-terminal domain-related protein translates to MSSEAAATTGVNATTGADTGPGAARLADVLTEAGNGPTPTSVELAELLWLAGHMKPPETNSPTTPSTAPNSGTGGGSGADAGSGTDSPTAPPNLGGAGNCATSHNEPAANPPPHPTHHPQIPEHPHNRVPLRLPGTSTQTDTSQAATPNTTPYTSLLAPAPPMLPHPLKLQRALRPLKRSAPAPFGQELDEAATAHRIARLGAAPQWWLPVLRPATERWLTLHLVHDTGPTMPIWRPLVRELHSALAQSGIFRTVELHRLETDGTVRRPGSQEAYADGRTVTLLISDCMGPQWRDGPAGNRWYATLRRWSARMPVAVVQPLPERLWRTTALPATTARIAAPGPAAPNSAYDVDSYAMEDLPRDALPLPVLEASAPWLANWSALVAGGGRLPGAVGLLGAAPPPAPVDEWGRSDIEQLSPEELLLRFRSLASPEAFRLAGHLAVGRPELPVMRLVQAAIERNPQPQHLAEVILSGALIAVPGRAGSYAFRPGVRELLKRTLPRTALGRTSELVERVGALIDARAGVAAGDFPVAVPGPGNITADGEPFTSVQEESVRRMGGAPPRPATGLVLGRYRLVRRLGRGKHVMEAEDIRSGRTVAVYPRPIGPERHEHFLSAARVLSGVRHANVMDVHDFGVEDDMAYLVTEFVEGATPAESSRLPFTACVSVVRQIALGLAALHEQGVAHGRLTPQSLLMSPDGTVRITHFELVRDRENGESKDLEDLGHLLESLGTEEAPEELREFARAFRSRLAAAVRLLLSPDTDRQRRAAEFLMDPSFGASAAAFAADRHRYGLLGPVRIERDDDVLHNHSPEEQAVLCMLLLRHGSPVTHIELTEGLWGRHSPGRAGGLSTYSSGLRKILGPGLLTTTGDGYALYAPHHSVDVNRCEELVAEAKSRREDGDPTTARDAVQRALDLWYGEPLDGVPGPAAEATRTRLRALRLSLHVTRAELDLELGHFEQAASDLGDLLRTHPEHEDLRRLHLLALSNLSRIADATRPTITMECADADDHRRAHNRLSHSLVWLLSLGGLAPDDYEMRSVDNAHVVSTAAEPPTRPEQSVRPALSVRSVLAVLNAALRDLPGILLEADEPPRVRLTFWHTAQPPTPESLPAPEQSDIALLLSPVLYEELANSDLPVDLTLFRPLHAEQRDGPVLAWYCPLNLPELAPDPEIEQGDLVRGPFTTRPPRWIPLPEPGRTAIVIKPSGGALTLLDPDRLHEAPASGRPITYYEVDLTPQRSGHRLSLPSSRGGTFAASVELAWHVNDPVAFVGGDTGNVTERLLGHVIKEAGRVTRRHPVHRVPTRGALHNELHSWPVPGLSVTCSVRLKPKEEPPFLPPAAESFAPPPDAAAPFLVDVPHVLIGFDGPLVRLYTRAKEDQVTQELTALLAELRHPEAAPSAVPRGEPSGEPLSPGGAPTSRLEGRSNPLDLLREFAGHPLGADLRRRLNRIEERAVSTATATPFSDSLITTLNALGRRVAVVADNAPSAVWMYLQAHGRLTGLVNGGVHGRSEDLTRLMPNPDCLLRALDQLGASPSDAVLVGSSVAELTAANAIGLRFLGYTRSEPHRQRLLRAGCELTTASWAPLIQALPNT, encoded by the coding sequence ATGTCTTCTGAGGCCGCCGCCACCACCGGTGTCAACGCCACGACCGGCGCCGACACCGGTCCCGGCGCCGCCCGCCTGGCCGACGTCCTCACGGAGGCCGGCAACGGCCCCACCCCGACCTCCGTGGAACTGGCCGAACTCCTATGGCTGGCCGGCCACATGAAGCCCCCCGAGACCAACTCTCCAACCACGCCCTCGACCGCTCCCAACTCGGGCACGGGCGGGGGCTCGGGCGCCGACGCGGGCTCGGGCACGGATTCACCCACGGCACCCCCAAATCTTGGGGGCGCGGGGAACTGCGCGACAAGCCACAACGAGCCCGCAGCAAACCCCCCACCGCACCCCACCCACCACCCCCAAATCCCCGAGCACCCACACAACAGGGTCCCCCTGCGCCTACCCGGCACATCCACACAGACAGACACGTCCCAGGCGGCCACCCCGAACACCACCCCGTACACCTCACTACTGGCCCCCGCCCCACCCATGCTCCCCCACCCCCTGAAACTCCAACGCGCCCTCCGCCCCCTCAAGCGAAGCGCCCCCGCCCCGTTCGGACAGGAACTGGACGAGGCGGCCACCGCACACCGGATCGCCCGGCTCGGAGCCGCCCCGCAGTGGTGGCTGCCCGTCCTGCGCCCCGCGACCGAACGCTGGCTGACGCTCCACCTCGTGCACGACACCGGCCCGACGATGCCCATCTGGCGCCCGCTCGTCCGCGAACTGCACTCGGCGCTCGCCCAGTCGGGCATCTTCCGCACGGTGGAGCTGCACCGGCTGGAGACCGACGGCACGGTACGCCGCCCGGGCTCGCAGGAGGCGTACGCGGACGGGCGAACGGTCACTCTGCTGATCAGCGACTGCATGGGCCCGCAGTGGCGGGACGGCCCGGCGGGCAACCGCTGGTACGCCACGCTGCGCCGCTGGTCCGCCAGGATGCCGGTCGCCGTGGTCCAGCCGCTCCCGGAACGCCTGTGGCGCACCACCGCACTGCCCGCCACCACCGCCCGGATCGCCGCACCGGGGCCCGCCGCGCCCAACTCCGCGTACGACGTGGACTCGTACGCCATGGAGGACCTCCCCCGGGACGCGCTCCCCCTCCCCGTCCTGGAGGCCTCGGCGCCCTGGCTGGCGAACTGGTCGGCGCTGGTGGCGGGCGGGGGCCGACTGCCGGGCGCGGTAGGCCTGTTGGGCGCCGCCCCGCCGCCCGCGCCGGTCGACGAATGGGGCCGCAGCGACATCGAGCAGCTCTCCCCCGAGGAGCTGTTGCTCCGCTTCCGTTCTCTCGCCTCCCCCGAGGCCTTCCGGCTCGCCGGTCATCTCGCCGTCGGGCGCCCCGAGTTGCCGGTCATGCGTCTGGTCCAGGCGGCGATCGAGCGGAATCCCCAGCCGCAGCACCTCGCCGAGGTGATCCTCAGCGGCGCCCTGATCGCGGTCCCGGGCAGGGCGGGCTCGTACGCCTTCCGCCCCGGTGTACGCGAACTGCTGAAGCGCACCCTGCCCCGCACGGCACTCGGCCGCACCTCCGAACTCGTCGAGCGAGTGGGCGCGTTGATCGACGCGCGGGCCGGAGTGGCGGCCGGTGACTTCCCCGTCGCCGTGCCGGGCCCCGGCAACATCACGGCCGACGGCGAGCCGTTCACATCGGTACAGGAGGAGAGCGTACGGAGGATGGGCGGGGCCCCGCCGAGGCCGGCCACCGGGCTGGTGCTCGGCAGGTACCGGCTCGTACGGCGGCTGGGGCGGGGCAAGCACGTGATGGAGGCCGAGGACATCCGGTCCGGTAGGACGGTCGCCGTGTACCCGCGCCCGATCGGGCCGGAGCGGCATGAGCATTTCCTGAGCGCCGCGCGCGTTCTCTCCGGTGTCCGGCACGCCAACGTGATGGACGTCCACGACTTCGGTGTCGAGGACGACATGGCGTATCTGGTCACGGAGTTCGTGGAGGGAGCCACACCCGCCGAGAGCTCACGACTGCCCTTCACGGCGTGCGTGTCCGTGGTGCGGCAGATCGCGCTGGGTCTCGCGGCCCTGCATGAACAGGGTGTCGCACACGGTCGCCTCACACCCCAGAGCCTGTTGATGTCTCCGGACGGCACCGTCAGGATCACGCACTTCGAGCTGGTGCGGGACCGGGAGAACGGCGAGTCGAAGGACCTGGAGGACCTCGGACACCTGCTGGAGAGCCTGGGCACGGAGGAGGCACCGGAGGAACTCCGGGAGTTCGCGCGGGCGTTCAGGTCACGGCTCGCCGCAGCCGTCCGTCTTCTGCTCTCTCCGGACACGGACCGACAGCGTCGCGCCGCCGAGTTCCTCATGGACCCCTCCTTCGGCGCGAGCGCGGCCGCCTTCGCCGCGGACCGACACCGCTACGGCCTGCTCGGTCCGGTGCGGATCGAGCGGGACGACGACGTCCTCCACAACCATTCCCCCGAGGAACAGGCCGTGCTGTGCATGTTGCTCCTGCGACACGGCAGTCCTGTGACACACATCGAGCTGACCGAGGGACTGTGGGGGCGGCACTCCCCGGGCCGCGCGGGAGGACTGTCCACCTACTCCTCGGGGCTGCGGAAGATCCTGGGTCCCGGCCTTCTCACCACCACCGGGGACGGCTACGCCCTGTACGCGCCGCACCACAGCGTCGACGTGAACCGCTGCGAGGAGCTCGTCGCCGAGGCGAAGTCCCGTCGCGAGGACGGTGACCCGACGACGGCCCGCGACGCCGTCCAACGCGCCCTCGACCTCTGGTACGGCGAACCCCTCGACGGAGTCCCCGGCCCCGCCGCCGAGGCGACCCGCACCCGGCTGCGCGCCCTGCGTCTCTCGCTCCACGTCACCCGCGCCGAACTCGACCTGGAACTGGGCCACTTCGAACAGGCGGCCAGCGACCTGGGCGACCTGCTCCGCACGCACCCCGAACACGAGGACCTCCGCCGACTGCACCTCCTCGCCCTCAGCAACCTGAGCCGCATCGCGGACGCCACTCGGCCGACCATCACGATGGAGTGCGCGGACGCGGACGACCACCGGAGGGCTCACAACAGGCTCTCCCACTCCTTGGTCTGGCTGCTCTCGCTCGGCGGCCTGGCTCCCGACGACTACGAGATGCGCTCCGTCGACAACGCCCACGTCGTGTCCACCGCAGCCGAGCCACCGACCCGGCCCGAACAGTCCGTACGTCCCGCGCTGTCCGTACGGTCCGTGCTGGCCGTACTGAACGCGGCCCTGCGCGACCTGCCGGGCATACTCCTGGAGGCGGACGAGCCGCCCAGGGTCCGGTTGACGTTCTGGCACACCGCGCAGCCCCCCACCCCGGAGTCTCTGCCGGCACCGGAGCAGTCGGACATCGCGCTCCTCCTCTCGCCCGTCCTGTACGAGGAACTCGCGAACAGCGACCTCCCCGTCGACCTCACTCTTTTCCGGCCGTTGCACGCGGAGCAGCGCGACGGTCCGGTCCTCGCCTGGTACTGCCCCCTGAACCTTCCGGAGCTCGCCCCGGATCCCGAGATCGAGCAGGGCGACCTCGTCCGCGGCCCGTTCACCACCCGCCCGCCCAGGTGGATCCCCCTTCCGGAGCCCGGCCGCACCGCCATCGTCATCAAGCCCTCCGGCGGCGCGCTGACGCTCCTCGACCCCGACCGGCTCCACGAGGCACCCGCTTCGGGGCGCCCGATCACGTACTACGAGGTCGACCTCACCCCCCAGCGGTCCGGCCACCGGCTGTCCCTCCCCAGCTCCCGCGGCGGAACCTTCGCCGCGTCCGTGGAGCTCGCCTGGCACGTGAACGACCCGGTGGCGTTCGTGGGCGGTGACACCGGCAACGTGACCGAACGCCTCCTCGGCCACGTCATCAAGGAGGCCGGACGCGTCACCCGTCGTCACCCGGTCCACCGTGTGCCCACGCGGGGCGCGCTCCACAACGAGCTGCACAGCTGGCCGGTTCCCGGGCTCTCGGTGACGTGCTCGGTGCGGCTGAAGCCGAAGGAAGAGCCGCCGTTCCTCCCTCCGGCGGCCGAGTCGTTCGCCCCGCCCCCGGACGCCGCCGCCCCCTTCCTGGTCGACGTGCCCCACGTACTCATCGGCTTCGACGGCCCTCTCGTACGCCTCTACACCCGGGCCAAGGAGGACCAGGTCACCCAGGAGCTCACCGCGCTCCTCGCCGAACTGCGCCACCCCGAAGCCGCGCCGAGCGCCGTGCCGCGTGGCGAGCCGAGCGGCGAGCCGCTGTCGCCGGGGGGCGCACCCACATCACGCCTGGAGGGGCGTTCGAACCCGCTCGACCTGTTGCGGGAGTTCGCCGGGCACCCCCTGGGAGCCGATCTGCGCCGCCGGCTCAACCGCATCGAGGAGCGGGCCGTCTCCACCGCCACGGCCACCCCGTTCTCCGACTCCCTGATCACCACGCTCAACGCCCTCGGCCGGCGCGTCGCCGTCGTCGCGGACAACGCGCCGAGCGCCGTCTGGATGTATCTGCAGGCCCACGGACGGCTGACCGGCCTGGTGAACGGCGGGGTGCACGGCCGCTCCGAGGACCTGACCCGGCTGATGCCGAACCCGGACTGCCTCCTGCGGGCCCTGGACCAGCTCGGCGCGTCGCCGTCGGACGCCGTGCTGGTCGGCTCGTCGGTCGCCGAGCTGACCGCCGCGAACGCCATCGGCCTCCGCTTCCTCGGCTACACCCGCTCCGAGCCGCACAGACAGCGCCTGCTCCGCGCGGGCTGCGAGCTGACCACCGCCTCATGGGCGCCCCTGATCCAGGCACTCCCCAACACCTGA
- a CDS encoding AAA family ATPase, with the protein MSLWPVYTGTSEPHDGIAELPAPPPWRAFDGGPELATPAENDDASATSPDRRHRARTYRATDRAVQLVNAALYLRRPLLVTGPPGSGKSSLAYAVARELRLGPVLRWNITSRATLHDGLYQYDPLSRLYAAGRAAAREVPPDDELPTDGGLQDHLRLGPLGTALLPYGRPRALLIDEIDKCDLDLPNDLLNILEEGQYEIPELVRAARHTPSAEVMVDGTDERVEVSRGRVRCRAFPFVVLTSNGEREFPPAFLRRCVRLELHQPRAAHLESIVRAHLGEPDAHARELIERFLSRGTDGELATDQLLNAIYLTGTAGIDASSRDDLAEQLMPYLSRTGDESDVF; encoded by the coding sequence ATGTCCCTGTGGCCCGTCTACACGGGTACGAGCGAACCGCACGACGGCATCGCCGAGCTGCCCGCGCCACCACCCTGGCGCGCCTTCGACGGCGGCCCGGAGCTGGCGACCCCCGCCGAGAACGACGACGCCTCGGCGACCTCCCCGGACCGTCGGCACCGCGCCCGCACCTACCGCGCCACGGACCGGGCGGTCCAACTCGTCAACGCGGCCCTGTACTTGCGCCGCCCGCTCCTGGTGACGGGCCCGCCGGGCAGCGGCAAGTCGAGCCTCGCGTACGCGGTGGCAAGGGAGTTGCGGCTGGGCCCCGTACTGCGCTGGAACATCACCAGCCGAGCCACACTCCACGACGGCCTCTACCAGTACGATCCGCTCTCCCGCCTGTACGCGGCAGGACGCGCCGCCGCCCGCGAGGTACCGCCGGACGATGAACTCCCCACCGATGGCGGGCTCCAGGACCATCTGCGCCTCGGCCCGCTCGGCACGGCACTCCTGCCGTACGGCCGTCCGCGCGCCCTGCTGATCGACGAGATCGACAAGTGCGACCTGGACCTGCCGAACGACCTCCTCAACATCCTGGAGGAGGGCCAGTACGAGATCCCGGAGCTGGTCCGCGCCGCCCGGCACACCCCCTCCGCCGAGGTCATGGTCGACGGCACGGACGAACGGGTCGAGGTCTCGCGCGGCCGGGTCCGCTGCCGCGCCTTCCCCTTCGTGGTCCTCACCAGCAACGGCGAGCGGGAGTTCCCGCCCGCGTTCCTCCGCCGCTGTGTCCGCCTCGAACTCCACCAGCCCCGCGCCGCCCATCTGGAGAGCATCGTCCGCGCCCATCTCGGCGAACCCGACGCGCACGCACGGGAATTGATCGAGCGCTTCCTGTCCCGGGGAACGGACGGCGAACTCGCCACGGACCAACTCCTCAACGCCATCTACCTCACGGGCACGGCAGGCATCGACGCGTCGTCGCGCGACGACCTGGCGGAGCAGCTGATGCCGTACCTGAGCCGCACGGGAGACGAATCGGATGTCTTCTGA